The following are encoded in a window of Fretibacter rubidus genomic DNA:
- a CDS encoding metallophosphoesterase family protein encodes MKKTVYYAIGDIHGELSKLRALHDNISAFHEKNYVNRPHTRIHLGDYVDRGPDSCGVIDFVQDLSDNETFSTINLRGNHEVLMAGAMGGQSVRSEQHWLVNGGQQTLESYVDKGQQQLMKSHIAWFESCPTLYCDQGRGLVFVHAGIDPQSYPACDTATHMWTRSSEFFESENWTNPALEKVRVVHGHTPTLTDYPDISKDGRRINIDTGACYGGPLSAVALAEGKPPQFIFHDKSY; translated from the coding sequence ATGAAGAAAACAGTCTATTACGCCATTGGGGACATCCATGGGGAGCTTTCAAAACTACGGGCGCTTCATGACAACATCTCTGCTTTCCATGAAAAAAATTACGTGAACCGACCTCACACGCGCATCCATCTAGGTGATTATGTTGACCGCGGGCCAGACAGTTGCGGTGTCATTGATTTTGTCCAAGACCTGTCAGACAATGAGACATTCAGCACAATTAATTTAAGAGGTAATCATGAGGTGTTAATGGCGGGCGCCATGGGCGGGCAGAGCGTAAGAAGCGAGCAACACTGGCTGGTGAACGGCGGTCAGCAAACATTGGAAAGTTATGTAGACAAAGGTCAGCAGCAATTAATGAAATCTCATATTGCTTGGTTTGAAAGCTGCCCGACACTCTATTGCGACCAAGGGCGCGGTCTTGTTTTTGTTCATGCGGGCATTGACCCACAAAGCTATCCCGCTTGCGACACCGCGACACATATGTGGACACGGTCCTCAGAGTTTTTTGAAAGCGAAAACTGGACAAATCCTGCCCTTGAAAAAGTCAGAGTCGTGCATGGACATACGCCGACTTTAACCGATTATCCTGACATTTCCAAAGATGGACGGCGTATTAATATTGATACGGGTGCCTGTTACGGGGGCCCCTTATCCGCCGTTGCCTTGGCAGAGGGTAAGCCGCCGCAATTTATATTTCACGATAAATCTTATTAA
- a CDS encoding coniferyl aldehyde dehydrogenase yields MVHITKQQANRSPAEWGFDLDAVLASQRKAFDGAPYPDWATRKTQLQTLSALIERYADDFKAAISDDFGNRSFTETTLAEIMVIKGGISHAIKHTPKWMRHRKAPTALQFLPASNRIVPQPRGVVGIISPWNYPLQLAIMPLIGALGAGNRAMIKTSEYTPKFSALLKTVLSEGFSDDQVFVATGGVDVASAFSNLAFDHLIFTGSTNVGRIVAQAAAKNLTPVTLELGGKSPTIIDPSADMDKAVARITNGKLINAGQTCVAPDYVLMPRDTIDSFSDAMIKKAEEFYPTFAGNPDYTSIIADSHYARLQDLLEDAENKGARIRTAGHDDKQQLAKERRVPLTIVTQTTPDMKIMQEEIFGPLLPIVGSESLDHALDYIRDRDRPLALYWFGDDKAKESRVLHESISGGVSLNETAWHVVQEDIPFGGVGPSGMGAYHGEDGFRSFSHYKGVFKQSRFSQGHKLFPPYGPKTEKMLALMKKIM; encoded by the coding sequence ATGGTTCATATCACAAAACAGCAAGCCAATCGTTCACCTGCTGAATGGGGCTTTGATTTAGACGCTGTCCTAGCGAGCCAACGCAAGGCTTTTGACGGCGCGCCCTATCCTGATTGGGCAACGCGGAAGACCCAGTTGCAGACGCTCAGTGCCTTGATTGAACGCTATGCGGATGATTTTAAAGCCGCCATATCTGATGACTTTGGCAACCGCTCCTTTACCGAGACAACGCTGGCTGAGATTATGGTCATTAAGGGCGGCATTTCCCACGCCATTAAACATACGCCGAAATGGATGCGTCACCGCAAAGCGCCAACCGCGCTACAATTTTTACCAGCGTCTAACAGAATTGTGCCGCAACCGCGCGGGGTTGTCGGGATTATCAGCCCGTGGAATTATCCGCTTCAACTGGCCATCATGCCGCTCATAGGGGCGCTTGGTGCGGGCAACCGTGCCATGATAAAGACAAGTGAATATACGCCGAAGTTTTCTGCGTTGCTGAAGACCGTCTTGTCTGAAGGCTTCTCTGATGACCAAGTTTTTGTCGCGACGGGCGGCGTGGATGTTGCGAGCGCTTTTTCCAATTTGGCGTTTGATCATCTTATATTTACAGGCTCCACAAATGTTGGGCGCATTGTGGCGCAAGCCGCCGCCAAAAACCTTACGCCAGTGACCTTGGAATTGGGCGGAAAGTCCCCCACGATCATCGACCCAAGCGCAGATATGGACAAAGCTGTCGCGCGGATCACCAATGGTAAACTTATAAATGCGGGCCAGACCTGCGTTGCGCCTGATTATGTTTTGATGCCGCGTGACACGATCGACAGTTTTTCAGACGCTATGATAAAAAAGGCTGAGGAATTTTACCCGACATTCGCCGGAAATCCTGATTATACCTCTATCATCGCAGACAGCCATTATGCGCGGTTGCAAGACCTTCTTGAAGATGCCGAAAACAAAGGGGCCCGTATTCGCACAGCGGGTCATGACGACAAGCAGCAACTTGCCAAAGAACGCCGTGTTCCGCTAACGATTGTGACGCAAACGACGCCTGATATGAAAATCATGCAGGAAGAAATCTTTGGCCCGTTACTGCCGATTGTCGGATCCGAGAGCCTTGATCACGCGCTTGATTATATACGTGACCGCGACCGTCCACTTGCGCTTTATTGGTTTGGTGATGACAAAGCCAAAGAAAGCCGTGTGCTGCATGAGAGTATATCGGGCGGTGTATCGCTTAATGAAACCGCATGGCATGTCGTTCAAGAAGATATACCCTTTGGCGGTGTTGGTCCGTCTGGCATGGGCGCCTATCACGGCGAAGACGGCTTTCGTAGTTTTTCGCATTATAAGGGCGTCTTTAAGCAAAGCCGGTTTTCCCAGGGGCATAAATTGTTCCCCCCCTACGGTCCTAAAACAGAGAAAATGTTAGCCTTGATGAAGAAAATTATGTGA
- a CDS encoding UDP-glucose/GDP-mannose dehydrogenase family protein: MRVAMIGTGYVGLVSGVCFADFGHTVVCVDKDARKIDMLNQGQIPIYEPGLESLVAKNVSEKRLSFTLDLAEAMAGADAVFIAVGTPSRRGDGHADLSYIYAAAEEVAGLMDGFTTVVTKSTVPVGTGDEIEAIIKKARPDADFCVVSNPEFLREGAAIDDFKRPDRVVVGLNDPRAETVMKQLYRPLYLNETPILFTNRRTSELIKYAANAFLATKITFINEMADLCEKVGANVQEVSRGIGLDGRIGKKFLNAGPGYGGSCFPKDTLAVVKTAQDVGAPLRIIEAVEQVNKDRKKSMAQKVIAACGGSVDGKSIAVLGLAFKPNTDDMRDAPSLDIIPALQAAGASITAFDPESMGEAKHHFKDITYADDSYSCIDRADAVVIITEWDQFRALDLTRMKAALKAPIIIDLRNIYAPEEMAAKGFQYTSIGRP; this comes from the coding sequence ATGCGGGTAGCAATGATAGGCACAGGCTATGTCGGTCTGGTCTCGGGTGTGTGTTTTGCCGACTTCGGTCATACAGTGGTCTGCGTGGATAAAGACGCCCGCAAGATTGATATGCTCAATCAAGGTCAAATCCCGATTTATGAGCCTGGGCTTGAAAGCTTGGTGGCCAAAAACGTATCCGAGAAGCGCTTATCTTTCACGCTTGATTTAGCGGAGGCTATGGCGGGCGCGGATGCGGTCTTTATCGCCGTCGGCACCCCATCGCGCCGCGGCGACGGTCACGCGGACTTAAGCTATATTTACGCGGCCGCCGAGGAAGTCGCTGGCCTGATGGACGGTTTTACGACCGTTGTCACAAAATCCACTGTGCCTGTGGGGACGGGCGACGAGATTGAGGCGATTATCAAAAAAGCGCGCCCCGATGCAGACTTCTGCGTGGTGTCTAACCCAGAGTTCCTGCGCGAAGGGGCGGCCATTGATGATTTCAAACGCCCCGACCGCGTTGTTGTTGGACTGAACGACCCGCGCGCAGAGACGGTGATGAAGCAGCTTTACCGCCCGCTTTATCTGAACGAGACGCCGATCCTCTTTACCAATCGGCGCACATCAGAATTGATTAAATATGCGGCTAATGCGTTTCTGGCGACCAAGATTACCTTCATTAATGAAATGGCGGATCTGTGTGAGAAGGTCGGGGCTAATGTACAAGAAGTTTCGCGCGGCATCGGGCTTGATGGTCGTATTGGCAAGAAGTTCCTTAATGCGGGGCCGGGCTACGGCGGGTCTTGCTTTCCCAAAGATACGTTGGCTGTAGTCAAAACCGCCCAAGACGTGGGCGCGCCGCTGCGGATTATCGAGGCTGTGGAGCAGGTCAATAAAGACCGCAAGAAATCTATGGCCCAGAAAGTCATTGCCGCCTGTGGTGGTTCGGTTGACGGCAAATCCATTGCCGTACTTGGTCTTGCGTTCAAACCCAACACAGATGACATGCGCGACGCGCCCAGCCTCGATATCATCCCAGCGCTACAAGCAGCGGGCGCTTCAATCACGGCCTTTGACCCCGAGTCCATGGGTGAAGCCAAGCATCATTTTAAAGACATAACCTATGCGGATGACAGCTATAGCTGCATAGACCGCGCTGATGCCGTGGTGATTATCACCGAGTGGGATCAGTTCCGCGCCCTTGATCTGACCCGTATGAAAGCCGCCCTCAAAGCCCCCATCATCATCGACCTGAGAAACATATATGCCCCAGAGGAAATGGCTGCAAAAGGCTTCCAATACACAAGCATCGGGCGACCATAA
- a CDS encoding serine/threonine protein kinase — MTDKSKGRFDNELDAKALILFERALKRPKLEREAFIAKESRGDSALVQKTISLLRLDLKENAPILTGRAVFDEDEADLNGTQIGDYEITALIGKGGMGAVYRAKRRHGDFTHDVAVKVIRRGAASDALIARFMRERQILADMTHPNIARLFAGGTLSDDTPYFIMELIDGAPITDWADAQNLSPSARLALFLQACGPVKYAHQNLIIHRDITPNNVLVTQDGNVKFIDFGIAKPIAHENLDIPISSVSTSQSIHSLDGLTLTPGFAAPERSKGASPNTLSDIYSLGKLLDALLEDANTSADVFAIIKKATQTEPIDRYATVDALMQDIIAVQSNRPVTAYAGGPLYKFGKFVRRQKIATGLTALAVIAALVGYVNHNRAQTANMFAAERLSETREMTTFLLDELPESLRTIPGTLPVQRQVTAVSAKYLDVLSKAANNDPAVLFDYAMGHAQLGEILTVAGGANIGDTETGFYHFKESLKTLRTLGASNSENIDLQLALAETEYSYAYALMYHQGDLKAGTALLNSSIARFEALKSKVDSADVKYGHARARLLTLFFSVAGDFQNNKELISKIREDFEALLAEYPDDKDSIPQYASFLRNIAYGPFQEYAGFGTSWPLEQKDGFQQALKDTERSLELIEGLLLAEPTNTSHIYQYIWSAEVYILMSLVDKDWSPTFEDMVEKLAKDGAPYSPAELQTRLSHEPTTAQDEATAKRIIELLDRGDKILAQIAPYEADTFTHIEARYYNLKLHSYLQGRLFFDFEKAHEFNDKAKAMIDAFKDGDPDYRNAYLEDAITHNEKAYIYVLEQHLLGGNKRPLICNHLAQAKELWAYSEKRWGEIVDYGTDVGITQALITQTKCE; from the coding sequence ATGACAGATAAAAGCAAGGGTCGATTTGACAATGAACTCGACGCGAAGGCCCTGATTCTATTTGAGCGCGCTTTGAAGCGGCCCAAGCTTGAAAGAGAAGCGTTCATTGCTAAAGAATCGCGCGGCGATAGCGCGTTAGTGCAAAAAACCATCAGCCTGTTACGGCTTGATTTGAAAGAAAACGCGCCAATCTTAACAGGACGGGCCGTCTTTGATGAGGATGAGGCCGATTTGAACGGCACGCAAATCGGAGACTATGAAATTACCGCCTTAATTGGAAAAGGCGGTATGGGCGCAGTGTACCGCGCCAAAAGACGGCATGGTGATTTTACCCATGACGTCGCCGTCAAAGTGATACGGCGGGGTGCGGCCTCTGATGCCCTCATCGCGCGCTTCATGCGAGAGCGCCAAATACTCGCTGATATGACACATCCCAATATTGCGCGCCTCTTTGCCGGAGGAACCCTGTCTGATGACACGCCTTATTTTATCATGGAACTGATTGACGGCGCACCGATTACTGACTGGGCAGATGCGCAAAATTTAAGCCCGTCTGCGCGGTTAGCCTTATTTTTACAGGCCTGCGGCCCTGTCAAATATGCCCATCAAAATCTTATTATCCACCGCGATATCACGCCAAATAATGTCCTTGTTACCCAAGACGGTAATGTCAAATTTATTGACTTTGGTATTGCAAAGCCAATTGCCCATGAAAATTTAGATATCCCAATCTCTTCGGTCTCAACGTCCCAATCTATTCATTCACTCGACGGATTAACGCTAACGCCTGGCTTCGCTGCGCCAGAACGTTCCAAAGGGGCCTCACCCAATACGCTCTCGGATATTTATTCCTTAGGTAAGTTGCTAGACGCCTTATTGGAAGACGCGAATACTTCTGCTGATGTGTTTGCTATTATCAAGAAAGCGACGCAGACAGAGCCTATCGATCGATACGCCACCGTCGATGCGTTGATGCAAGATATTATAGCTGTGCAGTCCAATCGCCCCGTAACAGCTTATGCGGGCGGGCCTTTATATAAATTTGGGAAATTTGTTAGACGGCAAAAAATCGCAACCGGGCTAACAGCCCTCGCCGTAATTGCCGCTTTGGTTGGGTATGTTAATCACAACCGCGCGCAGACCGCCAATATGTTTGCCGCAGAGCGGTTGTCTGAAACACGGGAGATGACAACTTTCTTGCTCGACGAATTACCTGAAAGCCTCCGCACAATTCCGGGCACGCTTCCTGTGCAAAGACAAGTGACTGCAGTGTCTGCTAAATATTTGGACGTCCTATCCAAAGCGGCCAATAATGACCCCGCCGTTTTATTTGATTATGCTATGGGTCATGCGCAGCTTGGCGAAATTTTGACCGTGGCGGGCGGCGCAAATATTGGCGATACTGAAACCGGGTTTTATCATTTCAAAGAGAGCCTTAAAACGCTGAGAACCTTGGGTGCGTCCAACTCTGAAAACATTGACTTGCAACTCGCTCTTGCCGAAACTGAATATAGCTATGCTTATGCCCTTATGTATCATCAGGGTGATCTCAAGGCAGGCACGGCACTCTTAAACAGTTCAATTGCGCGTTTTGAAGCGTTAAAAAGTAAAGTCGATAGCGCTGACGTTAAGTACGGTCATGCGCGCGCGAGATTACTAACATTATTTTTTAGCGTCGCTGGCGACTTTCAAAACAATAAAGAGCTTATCTCCAAGATTCGTGAAGACTTTGAAGCGCTCCTCGCTGAATATCCCGACGACAAAGATAGCATACCACAATATGCAAGCTTTCTTAGAAATATTGCCTATGGCCCCTTTCAAGAATATGCAGGTTTTGGCACGAGTTGGCCGCTTGAACAAAAAGACGGATTTCAACAGGCCCTCAAAGATACAGAGCGATCCTTGGAATTAATTGAGGGTCTTTTGCTAGCGGAGCCGACAAACACAAGTCACATATACCAATATATCTGGAGCGCAGAAGTCTATATCTTAATGTCGCTGGTGGACAAAGATTGGAGCCCCACCTTTGAGGACATGGTTGAAAAACTCGCGAAAGACGGTGCGCCTTATAGTCCCGCAGAATTACAGACTCGATTGAGTCACGAGCCAACGACAGCTCAAGATGAAGCCACAGCCAAACGTATCATTGAACTACTTGATCGAGGCGATAAAATCCTCGCCCAAATCGCACCCTATGAGGCAGACACATTCACGCATATTGAAGCGCGCTATTATAATTTGAAGCTTCACAGCTATTTACAAGGACGCCTCTTTTTTGATTTTGAAAAGGCCCATGAGTTTAATGACAAAGCCAAAGCCATGATTGATGCGTTCAAGGACGGCGATCCTGACTATCGCAACGCCTATCTTGAGGACGCTATAACCCACAATGAAAAAGCCTATATCTATGTGTTAGAGCAACACCTTTTGGGCGGTAATAAACGACCGCTTATTTGCAATCATCTCGCACAAGCAAAAGAGCTTTGGGCCTATTCCGAAAAACGCTGGGGTGAAATCGTGGACTACGGCACAGATGTAGGCATCACACAGGCCCTTATCACCCAAACAAAGTGCGAGTAA
- a CDS encoding ECF-type sigma factor, translating to MDELKTDDPDEITGLLKAWRDGSLSARDELFTRLYHELRLLSAALLRGEGRISLSTGDLVNDAASRLIRLDNIDWQDKAHFMALSARMMRRVLVDHARKKNAHKREHKKVTLITHLVGGTPETINIQRLEHALLRLQVIDPVRAEIVEMRYYGGLSLEEIGVVVGMSPSTIKRNWRASKAWLLGAMEDLDISP from the coding sequence ATGGACGAATTGAAGACGGACGATCCTGACGAAATTACGGGTTTATTAAAAGCGTGGCGGGACGGGTCTCTGTCGGCAAGAGATGAATTATTTACACGCCTTTATCACGAGCTTCGTCTTTTGTCGGCCGCCTTGTTGCGCGGTGAAGGGCGCATTTCCCTTTCTACAGGCGATTTAGTCAATGATGCCGCGTCGCGGCTTATTCGGCTTGATAATATAGATTGGCAGGACAAAGCGCATTTTATGGCCTTATCGGCGCGTATGATGCGGCGTGTTTTGGTCGATCATGCCCGCAAGAAAAATGCGCATAAGCGTGAACATAAAAAGGTGACGTTAATCACACATCTTGTTGGCGGAACACCTGAGACGATTAACATCCAAAGGCTTGAACACGCTTTGCTTAGGCTCCAAGTGATTGACCCTGTGCGGGCTGAAATTGTCGAAATGCGTTATTACGGCGGATTGTCTCTGGAAGAGATTGGGGTTGTTGTCGGCATGTCGCCGTCGACAATTAAGCGCAATTGGCGCGCGTCAAAAGCGTGGCTTTTAGGGGCGATGGAAGACTTAGATATATCGCCTTAA
- a CDS encoding M16 family metallopeptidase yields the protein MLKSILCASVAALALVACSVDSPKQGRDTAPSAQAQSSFTLPYEKFTLDNGLEVVLHVDRSDPIVAVTTVIHAGSNRERPGRTGFAHFFEHMAFNDSENVPRGWNRKAIPEWGGTRNGGTWSDGTIYYEVVPKDAFDKILWIDSDRLGYMINTVTQAALDREKQVVKNEKRQRVDNAPYGYTGEVIRTALYPEGHPYSWTVIGSLPDLQAATLDDLKEFHSEFYGPNNATLSIVGDIDIAETKRKVEQWFGEIPRGQDIDPLAPMPVTLDADKALYFEDNFATLPELRLTFPTVEGYHPDAIALRVLGQIIAGSKNSVLFKNVVEADKLAPTVSAYNNAMEIAGEFVVRVRGNAGTDLDDVYASINKALAEFEANGVSAQDLKRIKAEQETQLYAGISTVLGKGRELASSNEFAGDPAYVEVEAKAIQALTADDITSVYTRYIKDKPAVITSFVPKGQSGLSLTGSSLASVWIEEVKDGAESEKVSAGDLADFEKTPTKFDRSEPPFGELPLIKMPDIWDTTLPSGARILGIENSEIPLVSFDITIPGGALTESADNSGRLSLLARLMNEGTQDKSAAEIEQAIGLLGSSISVSSGRETTRISATTLARNFEPTVDIINDIISKPRFETADFDRVKSAAMTRLKGQEANPNAVASQVFSQLIYSPEHPMGRGVAGTVDSVSALTLDDMRAAHTAVLSAKPQFHITGDIAQSRAVAAFKSVAKHFSMDAQPLSIDAVPAQENTGKVFFVDIPDSKQSVLMIGRLTVPTTHPDAVRLDITNEKLGGGISGDLAQVLRIEKGYTYGAYSWVSSGTQPQPFQIRSSVRANATEASLDVIRDMLRDYGPSFTDADKQMVQQKLVKEKTRAFESLGAKLGTLRDISAYDKAMNYVELEQKALLNMPTSDFKALAATYLDESQMTYLIIGDKATQLGPVQNFARQSGKGDVTQLDIFGTIVAD from the coding sequence ATGTTAAAATCAATTTTATGCGCCAGTGTTGCGGCCTTGGCTTTGGTCGCCTGTTCTGTAGATAGTCCTAAACAGGGCCGTGATACAGCGCCTTCTGCGCAAGCGCAAAGCAGTTTTACCCTCCCTTATGAAAAGTTTACCCTTGATAACGGGCTGGAGGTCGTGCTGCATGTTGACCGCTCTGACCCGATTGTGGCGGTGACAACAGTCATTCACGCGGGCAGTAATAGAGAGCGTCCAGGGCGCACGGGTTTTGCTCATTTCTTTGAGCATATGGCCTTTAACGATAGTGAAAATGTGCCGCGCGGTTGGAACCGCAAAGCCATTCCAGAATGGGGCGGTACGCGAAACGGCGGCACATGGAGTGACGGCACGATTTATTACGAAGTTGTGCCCAAAGACGCCTTTGACAAGATACTTTGGATTGATAGTGACCGATTGGGGTACATGATTAATACGGTCACCCAGGCTGCCCTTGACCGTGAAAAGCAAGTTGTCAAAAATGAAAAACGGCAACGCGTTGATAATGCGCCCTACGGCTATACGGGCGAGGTTATCCGCACCGCCCTTTATCCAGAAGGACACCCCTATAGCTGGACGGTCATTGGTTCCCTCCCCGATTTACAAGCCGCGACCTTGGATGATTTAAAAGAGTTTCACAGCGAATTTTACGGCCCTAATAATGCCACGCTATCAATTGTTGGCGACATTGATATCGCGGAGACAAAGCGCAAGGTCGAGCAGTGGTTCGGCGAAATTCCGCGCGGCCAAGACATAGATCCCTTGGCCCCTATGCCCGTTACATTAGACGCAGATAAAGCGCTTTATTTTGAAGATAATTTCGCCACCTTACCAGAGCTGCGCCTGACATTTCCGACTGTGGAGGGCTATCACCCTGACGCGATTGCCTTGCGCGTCTTAGGGCAAATTATTGCTGGCAGTAAAAATTCGGTTTTGTTTAAAAATGTGGTCGAGGCGGATAAGCTCGCCCCAACTGTAAGTGCCTATAATAATGCCATGGAAATTGCGGGCGAATTTGTTGTACGTGTACGCGGCAATGCAGGCACAGATCTCGATGATGTTTACGCCTCGATTAACAAGGCACTTGCGGAATTTGAGGCCAATGGCGTGTCGGCTCAAGACCTAAAGCGCATTAAGGCCGAGCAGGAAACGCAACTTTATGCAGGCATTTCAACCGTGTTGGGTAAGGGCCGCGAATTGGCATCGTCCAATGAATTTGCGGGTGACCCTGCCTATGTCGAGGTCGAGGCCAAAGCCATTCAAGCGCTTACGGCCGATGATATCACGTCCGTTTACACACGCTATATTAAGGACAAGCCCGCCGTCATCACTAGCTTTGTTCCCAAAGGACAAAGCGGTCTTTCGCTCACGGGCTCATCGCTGGCCAGCGTCTGGATTGAGGAGGTGAAAGACGGCGCGGAGAGCGAAAAGGTCAGCGCTGGCGATTTGGCAGATTTTGAAAAAACGCCAACGAAATTTGATCGATCGGAGCCCCCCTTTGGTGAACTGCCCTTAATTAAAATGCCCGACATTTGGGACACGACACTCCCCAGTGGCGCGCGCATTTTGGGCATTGAAAATAGCGAAATTCCTTTGGTCAGCTTTGACATCACGATCCCCGGTGGAGCGTTAACAGAAAGCGCAGATAATAGTGGGCGGCTGAGCCTTTTGGCACGCCTGATGAATGAAGGTACGCAGGATAAATCCGCGGCCGAGATTGAGCAAGCCATTGGCCTGTTAGGGTCATCAATATCCGTGTCGAGCGGGCGGGAAACCACCCGTATTAGCGCAACGACGCTGGCCCGTAATTTTGAACCCACCGTCGATATTATCAATGATATAATCAGCAAGCCGCGATTTGAAACAGCGGATTTTGACCGTGTGAAATCAGCGGCCATGACCCGCCTTAAAGGGCAAGAAGCCAATCCCAATGCTGTGGCCAGTCAGGTTTTTAGCCAGTTAATATATTCCCCCGAACATCCCATGGGGCGCGGCGTTGCAGGCACAGTCGACAGCGTATCGGCCTTGACACTGGATGATATGCGCGCGGCCCATACGGCCGTTCTATCCGCAAAACCACAGTTTCATATCACAGGCGACATCGCCCAATCCCGTGCGGTGGCCGCCTTTAAAAGTGTTGCCAAGCACTTTAGCATGGACGCGCAACCGTTGAGCATTGACGCTGTTCCTGCGCAAGAGAATACGGGCAAAGTCTTCTTCGTCGATATTCCAGACAGCAAACAAAGTGTATTGATGATTGGACGCTTGACGGTTCCTACAACGCATCCCGATGCCGTGCGCCTTGATATCACTAATGAAAAACTCGGCGGCGGGATAAGCGGCGACCTTGCGCAAGTGCTGCGGATTGAAAAAGGCTATACTTACGGGGCCTATTCATGGGTGAGCTCTGGGACACAGCCGCAACCCTTTCAAATCCGGTCCTCTGTTCGGGCCAATGCGACAGAGGCATCACTCGATGTTATTCGCGACATGCTGCGTGATTACGGCCCTAGTTTTACGGATGCAGATAAACAGATGGTGCAGCAAAAGCTGGTCAAAGAAAAAACACGGGCCTTTGAAAGCCTTGGCGCGAAATTGGGAACGCTGCGTGATATTAGTGCCTATGATAAGGCAATGAACTATGTCGAGCTTGAGCAGAAGGCGCTACTCAATATGCCAACATCTGATTTCAAAGCGCTCGCCGCGACTTATCTGGATGAAAGTCAGATGACATATTTGATTATCGGCGACAAAGCCACACAGCTAGGCCCAGTGCAAAATTTTGCACGTCAATCGGGTAAAGGCGATGTCACGCAGTTAGATATTTTCGGGACAATTGTCGCTGATTAA
- a CDS encoding SET domain-containing protein codes for MFTPHKNDHPHVTVRTTTKGRGVFATRPISKGSVIAEFVGEVFTSDYASTLPAVMVDHAMQIGPRDYVHAAGRLAEILNHSCDPNCGVSGLTQIVTRYDIAAGTELCWDYAMSEMSDWRMSACQCGAAQCRETVGSFAILPETAKTQYLREGIVSNWIKDAVSRG; via the coding sequence ATGTTCACGCCACATAAAAATGACCATCCGCATGTCACCGTTCGCACCACCACCAAAGGCCGCGGCGTATTTGCGACCCGCCCTATTTCCAAGGGCAGCGTTATCGCAGAATTTGTTGGCGAGGTTTTTACATCCGATTACGCGTCGACATTGCCGGCCGTAATGGTTGACCATGCGATGCAAATTGGGCCACGCGACTATGTTCACGCCGCAGGACGCCTGGCTGAAATCTTAAACCATAGCTGCGACCCCAATTGCGGCGTTTCTGGCCTTACGCAGATTGTGACGCGTTATGATATCGCCGCGGGGACGGAGCTCTGTTGGGATTACGCCATGAGCGAGATGAGCGATTGGCGGATGTCAGCCTGCCAATGCGGCGCCGCGCAATGCCGCGAAACTGTTGGAAGCTTTGCAATATTGCCAGAGACAGCAAAGACGCAATATCTGCGCGAGGGTATAGTGTCCAACTGGATTAAGGACGCGGTTTCGCGCGGGTGA